The DNA region AACCCCGCTTTCCGCTCCCGTCAGCCGCCTCTCCGCCCGGCTTCCCGCCTCTGCTTCAACCCAGTCGACCACGCTTCTCTCGCCAGCCTTCTTAGCGCCCGGATTCCTACCTCCATCTTCACACAACCGCTACCACCGTCTCAATCCCCTCATCTCTCCCACCAACCCCACTGGACTCGAAGTGCGTCACTTCCCCAAGGACGTGCGTCGCACTCGGCTGATTGGAAGGAGACGGCAACGAGTCAGGCGCCAATCGTACGGAATGGCTAGGTATCGCCCCCTGGAGCTTGGTGGGGTAATAGCATATAGAAAGTCTAGAGGAATCCCTAGAAGCGGTGTCGGAAACTCCGGATCGAGGGAGGATTTCTGGGGAGAGCAATAGAGACGTGGTCCGGGCTAGAGAGGCCGGGGAGGGGAAAAATAAGGAGATCGGTAGATTGAGTGGCTAGAGAAGTCGGAGGTAAGTGGCTGTAGAAATCGGGCGTACCCGGAATACTGCGGAATCGGGACCATGACTTATGCTTATCTCTTCAAGTACATCATCATCGGGGACACAGGTAACCCACGGGTGGACCGCCTTCAAGGCTGGGGCGGGGATCTGAAGCTCCCAAATCGGGTTGCGGGGGCGGGGCTCACTTAGTGGGCTGGGCGTTTCGAGACCAGCGGccggggggcggggcgggcggccgGGGGCGGGGCTCCGGGCTCCCCTTCCTCAGTCCTGGACGCCCGGAGTCTAGCAGCTGGAAAGTTCTCGGGCCGCGTGCTTGCTGGAATTTATGTCCTCCTCTTTCAGGTGTGGGGAAGTCATGTCTCCTCCTGCAGTTCACAGACAAGCGGTTTCAGCCTGTCCACGACCTCACAATAGGTAGGTGTATCTACTTGTTCCAGAACAGATAAAATCAGACAAGCCAAACTGCTCAAATAGGTTAGCAGCCTTAAATGTTCGAAGTAAAAAGTTACCCCCACTACTTTAAACTAATCCgaaattatgttaaatgaagAGTAACTAATTAAACGCTGATAAATGTGGAGTTAATAATTGAAAGGTAATTTTAAAGGTGAATGGGATTTAAGGACTAGTTGTAggattttttccttcaaatacaGTTTTATGTTTATAGGAAATCCCGTGAAAACATAACTGCCTTATCAGAAACTCAAACGCGATAAATACCAACCTcatgtatttttcaaagaaaacactAATACATGGACCTTTGTATGTTGGAGATGAAAAAGCAAATTGAAGAACCATCCCAGCCTTAGAATGAAAAGACAGCTGAAAGTGATagctttcctcttttaaaaaatttttgatagaGTTCTGAAAACATACTGGTGGTCATGGAAAATATTACCATCTCCCACACGTTTGTGATGAGGCAACCTGGAGGTGCTCTAATCGATAAAGCCAACCCAAATaaacaatatatgtaaaactAGCCTTCTGGCCatgcaaatgaaaatttaaatgaaatctaaagatccccattcttttttttttttttcttagagagaattttaatatttattttttagttttcggtggacacaacatctttgtatgtggtgttgaggatcaaacccgggcagcacgcatgccaggcaaacgcgctaCCAGCCCCAAGATCCCCATTGTTAATCTGTTTCTACTTCCAAGTCCTACCAGTATGGAAACCTAAAGCTACCATTGGTCTTCACGAAGTTATTCAGAGCTAAATGATTGTTGAGTTTAAAAAAGGATTTAGAGGATAGCATCAACCAGAAACTATTttgtttaatgaatatttaagtGAACACTGACACTGTGGTAGGGACTAAAAACACAGTGCTTAACTAGGTAACATTGTACTTTCCTGTCAATTATTTGTAGTCTTCGGAGTGAAGGAGGTAGGGCTGGGGGCAGATACTATCAAATTTGTATTGCAAATGGAAGGAGAGGCTTCCATTTCTATCAGGAAATGCTGAAAATCACTACTGAGCAGGAGTTAGCTAGGCAAAGGGGTTGTAGTGATGAGGGGGAAATGAATACGGCAAGAGGGAATAACATTTGCAAAGACCAGGATGGCAAAGATCAGGCAGGCCActtttggaaaacaaataatttaatatgGCTGGAACTTGGAAGTTTCAAATGGAGAGTAGCCAGGAATACAATTGGATCTAGGTGTGGTGGCATCTGCCAATTATCCCTGCcttagggaggctaaggcagaagaattgcaagttcaaagcaggctcagcaatttagcagagCTCTAAGTAACTTGAATgagctcctgtctcaaaataaaaggggatgtggctcagtgattaagtgtcccccGTGTTCAAACTCTGGTATCATTAAAAAGAATCAAGTTAGAGAAACAAAATTCAGTACCAAGTATTTAAATACTTGATGGTAATGGGGAAATGACCCTATTAACAAGTTTTAAAGTAAAGGAATGAAGTGGTCAATGAACTTTATCCCAGAGTCCAGTAGAACCTGTGTTTCTGAGTTCAGTTCTGTGTACCATAACATACAAGGCAGATGGATAGAAAATACATTTGCAAAATGTCTTAGTGTACAACTAGAAGAAACTGCATGAAAGAGACAAAAGTTCTACATATTAATTTTTACCCATTGAAATTCCATTCCTGTTGTCCAGAAAGAATTAGTGAGTTTTTTCAATGGTTACTGTgtgattatttattaattttggtgCTGTggtgaacccaggggaactttgttttttattttgagacagggtctcactatctTGTTTcaggcctcagcttcccaagtgtgcaccatcacacctggcccaTGTGATTCTTGATAAAGCAGTTGGAGTAGTAAAAAGCAATTCTTATACCTTTCTGCTACGTGCAGCACCTTGAAGTTGAGGTATTTCAGGTATATTGTGCTTATCTGCATAGGATCACTAATAGGTGCATATCAGCCCTTAGGGTAAGCTAGATCAGTCATCATTCTTActttaaagttaaaatttctcATGTGTGAAGTACTATATGAAATAGATAATAGGATAAAGATCTGACTTGtaattcattgtttttgttttttggtattgaggttttaacccaggagtgtttcatcactgagctacacagtcctttttaattttttattttgagacagggtctcactaagttgcccaggctggtttcaaatttgtgatcctcttgcctcagcctctagagtcactgtgattacagatgtgcactaccacaccagtatttaatttattgtttttaatataagtgactatcttttaaattttggCCTGACAGTACCTTAAGAGAAGAATAATGCCAAGTAAACTAGAAACTTACTCAGATTTCCAGTTTCCATGCTGTAGGGGTGCAATTTTCCAGTGAACTCTGGGAATTATTGGTGATGTGAAATGTATCATTCTTGAAAGTGTCTATTTTTTTAGGTgggctcttttttttaaacaaaaagttcTAGAGTTACAGAAAGAAATGTTTCATGCAGGGACTAGAGAATACTCTGAAagttgggaatttttaaaaaaaattttacaagtatttaaagaaattacaaaatgttACCTCATCAAATTTAAGTGTTAAAACATTGCTAAGAATTTATTCACCTTTTTGCCGAGCatagtggtgcccacctgtaatcccagcagctgaggaggctaaggcaggagaattgcaagttcaaagccagcctcagcaacttagtgagacactgtctcacaattaaaagaacaaaaagaggctgggggtgtagctcagtggttgcatagcactgggttcaatcctggtaccaaaaagaatgTATTcacctttttaatttgagtttttagCTTTATTCCCCTATCTACTTGGTTACATTCTCAGGTCATATCAcctagaatataattttttaattctaaaaaaaggaaacaaattaataaaattaactgGAGCAAATAGCGGCAGTTTTGGGCTTAGTGGTATTGAATACGAAGCTTAAGTCATTAAATATTGAGGAAAAGCTCTAACCTCTCACTCAACATGTCCTTTATTCCCaagaatcacatttttttctcttggtctTTTCTGAAGGTGTGGAGTTTGGGGCCCGCATGGTCAACATTGATGGAAAACAAATCAAACTGCAAATCTGGGATACGGTAAGAGaggacaaaataattttatccCCGACTAAGATCCAAATAGAACAATAAAAGTTGATGCAAGGGAAAAGGGTAAAGAGGGTGGGTCTATTGGTGGTGATGAAATAGGGGAAGATAGAAATCAATGAGATAGGAACGCTTTACTTTTCACCTTTTACAGTTACAAATACTTCCCACCCCCACGCCCAGCACTAGGCATTTAACCAGGGGtcttttaccactaagctacattgctaaccctttatattctttattttgagatagggtctttcttTCTATATTGTCCAgaccggcctcagcctcctgagtcactgggattataggtgtgtaccaccattcCCAGATCTAATTAGATTTTCCATCTCACTTTGTTGAGTTGCCCTAACTACAGGAACATGAAtcactttacatttttaatagtgATTAACTCCTGTCTGACATCCATAACTTCCGACCTTGTTTCATTTAAATGGCCAGTTTTTGTTTTCAATCCTTTTTTCCAACATTAAAGCCTAAGAAATCTTGCTCTGTATCTGCTGTCAAGGTtaactgtatattttttaaacagttgCTATGTATTTATTCCCTTTCATTGTTGAGGTCTAGTGACTTTTTGTCACTACCCTAATTACGCAATGCAACCCTGATTTTGTATTTCCCAAAGAGGGAGATTTGGACCCCACAGAGAGTACAGCATAGATTTCGGAAGAAGTGACAAAGAATGAAGCCTGTGGGTATCAAGACTGATATAAGTTAGATTCTACCTCTTTAACTTAAACCTCTACCACTTCCAAAAATGGATGTTTTGATGGCAGGAGAAAAATCCAGTAGGTGTGAGTTAGTGGTGTATGGTCATGGTCATTCATGTATTGGCTGCTGATTTCTTTCTACCTTAAATGCTCATATGAGATATTATTGAATCACGAGAGCCACTACTGTGTAGACAGGATTCTTAAGAAATACTGGCCATTTAAATGGGCCTAGttcatttctgttctctttaaaaattgttcCGAGATTAATATTCGCTGAATCATAAAAAGCAGATTTCATAATACTGTAGCTATTtgctttgaaaaaactaaaagattCATATTTATGATGTAGTGTCTTATCTACAACTTTCTGGGTAAGcctgatcatttcttttttttttctttcttttttttagagtgagagaggagagagagagagagcgagagaatttttaatatttttattttttagttcttggcggacacaacatctttgtttgtatgtggtgctgaggatcgaacccgggccacacgcatgccaggcaagcgtgctgccgcttgagccacatccccagcccaagcctgaTCATTTCTTCCTTGTCATCCCTGATCTCCTGCCCATCGCTTACACACCTTGACTTCCTACTTTCTTGATCTGTCCATCCCTCATCCCTTTACTTTAAAGCTATCCTGTATGAAAACATTTATGTAGCTGggtatgcttgtaatcccagcaactctgcagGCTCAGACAAGAGAATCGCAAatatgaggccagcctcagcaatctagtgagaccctatcaataagaaataaatatggggatgtggctcaagtggtagcgcgctcgcctggcatgcgtgcagcctgggttcgatcctcagcaccacataccaacaaagatgttgtgtccgccgagaactaaaaaataaaaattctcatttttctctctctctctctctctctctttaaaaaaataaataaataaaaaggattgtgtatgtagcttagtggtaaaagcaaccctggattcaatccttagtatcaaaaaaaaaaaaaaaaaagtttagagattATCAAAtggatattttgtttattttttggtgctacaaattgaacccaggaccttatatCCCAGTGCTCTttcaaccactgagcttcaccttCAGCTCCATgatgtatatttttcaaaatagaaattttcattttgaggcaggatcttactaagttgccaaggttggcctcaaatttgagatcctcctgtgtcagcctctcaaattgctgggattataagtgtgtgccaccatgtcctgcTCATGCTGCATATTTTAAACATACCAGGTTATCCagagttttttgttgttactgttctggtattaataaaaatttagagaCGCTtactagtttttgttttgtttttacatgtgtgtctgtgtttatgcGTATATGTGTGTGTCATTCTCAAATACACAGGCTAAGGAAGAGGCATTGTACTATAGCTAATAGAAATGATTGATTAATCtcaaattaatttgtatttgctTTGGTATGCATTTTGATTCTTAGAAATAGAGTGTATCCAACTTTCTAAAATTTGATACTTCAAACTATATGCTTTAGAAGTATACAGAAACTGGGAatgatggcacatgtctgtaatcccagcaatttgggaggccaaggctggaggatcacaagtttgatgctATCCttgtcaacttagtgagatcttgacttaagggttggggatgtggctcagtgggagagtgtcccagtgttcaatcctcagtactgtcCCTgcctcctgcaaaaaaaaaaaaaaaacaagtgtaaTAGAATGCTCCCACCTGGAAGAAATAGAAAGTTATGCATTCTCTTTAACAAAACTCCGTCTTAGTTATTTGCTACTTCAGATTTCTTACTGGGGATGGACAAGGATACCTGAAACTGATGTAGACTAGCCTAAGTGGAATCACTTACTCATTCTAGCTTACTGGTTCATGAACTAGACAGAGATGAAGAAGTAAGTAGAGTGATTagattttaaaggttttttgATGACCCACTGGAAGTATTTTCAGTTGTGAAGTGAAATGCTCCATGTGATTGAACCATCATGAGGGCTTCCCTCACTTTGCCTTTTAGTTCCTAGTAGGACTTGTGGGAAGTAGAAGAGGACTTTCGATGATagcagaagaggagaaaaagtaagAGATTAAAGCAAAACAGGACCCAAATAATGTAAGACATGGAATTATTAgggaataaatataaaactttatgTAAGCTCTTGGAGGCAAAAGTATTGTTGACATCTTATAAAGTATTGTATTACCGAAGGAGaacttttgaatttattttttgtttttggattcAGATGTTCTAGCAATTATAAAAGTCACTAAATATTTATGTGATTCTTTTATGGAGAGATTCTTGTATGTTTACAAAAGTAGCCTTAGGGTTAATGCACTTGGTTTCTTTTCCCTCATTCAAACCCTGATTTAGATTATATGATATAAtggctaagaaaaaaaagaacttttgttCTAGAAAAAGCACTAAgatcttaaatttaaattatagctCCAGCATTGCTTTATGATTTTTGGCCTGttgttgaattttcttctttaaattttatttttcccattttcaaaGGGGGaattataatagtaatatttgtttcaggactgttaaaaagaattaagtgagataatatatGTAATTGTAGCTTATGGTTCCTGACACATAGTGTATGCCAAAAgatagtttaaaatattattatagtgTTAGTATTGTCACTGTTGATATTATACAATCAGaaggcaatttatttatttatttatttttgttttcatcataGTTTTTCTGTCTTTCAAACTTCCCAACCTTGTGTAAGGATATGAAGATAAATAATCTCAAAAATGTGAGAACTAGCTAGGTAGGATGGtgtttgcctgtaatcccagctgctcaggaggctgaggcaggaggatcaaaaattcaaggccagtctctgcaacttagtgagactttgtcacaaaatgaaaaatagaaagagctgggaaGGTAGTTCAAAGGTAGAATGCCCATGGTAAAATCCCCAAAgaaaaacaccaaagaaaaacaaaccaaccccccaaaataataatataaaacctTTCCTAATAGGATAGATTCAATGCACAGGATATACATAGTATTATTTGAAAGACACTTCtttactgggcacagtggtgcatacctataatctctgtgactctggaggctgaggcaggaagatctcaaaaaGTTTTTTGAGGccggccccagcaacttagtgagactctcaacaacttagcaagaccctgtctgaaaatgaaaaagacaaggatTCGGCTCAGGAGTaaagctccctgggttcaatctccagtaccaaaaaaaaaaagaaaaaaaagacacacatttttccttctcctaaggaaaaaaaaaaagacttgtcatgaaaagaaagcaaatatttgCAGCATGTGGGGGAATTAACTAATTAATTGCTTGgttataaataaaacttaacaTTTTGGCCCAATTAGAAATGTGAACaagctggatttttttaaaggaaaattttatccTAGTTTTTGGGTATCTTTTCTTGTTCCTTATTTCTATTTTCCATGTTGGGATTTTCAGCAAGGGACATTTAGGTAGGTTGTCCTACTATTATCCATGGATCACTAAAGGTCATTTAGCATATGCTCAATTTAATTGTTTTACATCTAATTTTCTACATTGATCCATTGGAAAGAAACTTCCACAGGGTGTTGGCATTGTAagataatttttctctttatgggTAGAAACAGAAAGATTAATATGAAGTCATCATATTTGAGATTGAAAATACAACATACCCTGAGTTTCCATTCCCATTTCCAATTGTTCCCTTCTGGGGTATATTGAGAAATATATGCAAAGGACTTTTATGTCATGATGATTCTGGAGTGCTACTGGCATTTAGTGACTAGGGTTAGGGATGTTAAACATCAAACAATTTGTTGGACAGTTTCATAGGAAGAGTAATCCAACCACCCAAAATAGCAATTGCATTTTTATTGCAGAATATTGACTCTACCTGGATTTTCCTTGGGCAggcatgttttcttttcctaattctCTTAATAGAAATTCACTGTTAGTTAAGTCCTTTGTTTTGGGCTAGTATGTGATTAAGTCAGTTCTCTGGAAATAACCTAGTTttattgggatttttttgttgttgccatGTTGATGGGAAAGGCTGGGCAAGAATCCTTCCGTTCTATCACCCGTTCCTACTACAGGGGAGCAGCTGGAGCACTGCTGGTGTATGACATTACAAGGTGAGCCAGTTTTGGTATGTGGGAGGGAAATTCTTAGGTTCTTCAATGCTTTTCTATCAACATGTTCTGCTAAAGATGacctctttaatatttttctatatacaaTATAACTTTCTCCCTTTTCCTATATATTTGAAGTTGCTTTGGGCTTGgaattcattcatttgatttttcagtgctgggaatcaaacccagggccttcacaTGCAGAGAActcactctactactgagctacatccctaaccctgcTTTGGCCTTTTGAAATGGGCTTCTGACCCACTTTCTGAACTTTTTCTGTTGTAGGCGTGAAACCTTCAATCACTTAACCTCATGGTTAGAGGATGCCCGCCAACACTCTAGTTCCAACATGGTTATCATGCTGATTGGGaataaaaggtaaaattttatctttacGAATATTAACCATCAGGAGTCATCTAGGTACTCTGTGGGCATTAAATTTCTTAGTCCGCAGAATTTCTCAGTTTATGGTTCTTTTATGGTCTcagtaaaaaatgaatgaattaatgaggTAAAATATACAGAACTTaaaatttatcacttttttttttttcctccagtactagggattgaacacaggggcattctaccatcaaccctttttattttgagatagggtcttgctaagttgctgaggctggcttcaaacttgtgctcctcctgcctgcacctccagagtagctgggattacaggcatgttcatttaaccattttaaagtgtacagttctatgacattatgtatatttatggtattctgcaaccatcaccaccattcatctccagaacttttttttcatcttctcaaaTTCTGTAACCATTCAGTACTTGGGCTTATTTCTCCACCTGCTTTTCCTCTGTGGCAACACTATtctgtttgctttctttctttcttttttctttttattggtggtgttggggattgaattcagggccttgtgcatgtgaggcaagcactctaccaactgagctatatccccagcccctgctttctttctttatgaattttaacTAATGTAGGCTTCTCATGTTAGTGgaatcatgaaatatttatgcttttgtgattggcttattttacttaccaTCTCATcttcaaggtttatccatattgtagcaCATATcagaatttctttgctttttaagaaTGTATAGTATTTAATTGTATGCATATGCCAGATTttgttcatccatttatctgtggACACTTGTATTGCTGCCACCTTTtgactgttgtgaataatgctgtcaGCATGGGTACAGAGATCTGTACTAGTCCttcctttcagttcttttggatatgcACCCAAAAGAGACTTGCTGGACCATATGataattctctttaattttttgaagaaccacCATGCTGTTTTTCATAGTGACTGtacctttttacattttactggCAATGCACAGggctgcttcttctttttttttttttaaagagagagagaattttttaatatttattttttagtttttggtggaggacacaacatctttattttatttttatgtggtgctgaggatcaaacacagcgCCCCACGTAtcccaggcaagtgcgctactgcttgagccacatccccagccccaatgcaCAGGGCTTCTAATTTCtctacatctttgccaacacttattattttcagtaaaaaaaaaaaaaaaaaaaattgtcacctAAAGgccaaaagaaatatttaataattttattattagttaaatctaaaacaaacaaaaagtagatagttctaaataatataaatatacttatgaaaaatataagttaaaataaaatatttttaaaaatatttattttatttcttagttttatgtggacacagtatctttattttacatttatgtggttctgaggatcgcacccagtgcctcatgcatgctaggtgagcactctaccgctgagccacaaccccagccccaaaataaaaatttttatttcattcttaaatatttacagtTTCTTACCAATGACCTGTGTCTCTGTCAGGCATAGCAGAGCATCTCAAACCTTGGAATCAAGATTGGACACTGCCACTTTcatttcctgttgttttttttttttggcatgacTTACATTTTATCACAGCAACTGCCCAAAACTAAGTTTCACAAAGATATTGAGTGGAATCTGATGTGCTCTGATGTTGACACTGAACTACCTTAATTTTGTAATTTATGTGGTGTTCTAACATTGAATGTTGTTGtattttcctcaaaaataaaaaggcgaGGATTACAAgattggggccagcctcagcaactgagcgagacctctctcaaaaataaagagagcttcagatgtagctcagtggtagagtgttcctaagttcaatccccagtctcaccaaaaagaaaaaaagtaagtgtgtgtgtgtgtgtacat from Ictidomys tridecemlineatus isolate mIctTri1 chromosome 5, mIctTri1.hap1, whole genome shotgun sequence includes:
- the Rab2b gene encoding ras-related protein Rab-2B isoform X1, whose protein sequence is MTYAYLFKYIIIGDTGVGKSCLLLQFTDKRFQPVHDLTIGVEFGARMVNIDGKQIKLQIWDTAGQESFRSITRSYYRGAAGALLVYDITRRETFNHLTSWLEDARQHSSSNMVIMLIGNKSDLESRRDVKREEGEAFAREHGLIFMETSAKTACNVEEAFINTAKEIYRKIQQGLFDVHNEANGIKIGPQQSISTSLGPSASQQNCRDLGSDAGCC